The Leucothrix mucor DSM 2157 DNA window CCGAGTGATTGGTCTGCAAGATGGCAAAATCATTCTGGATCAAGCCAGCAATGAGCTGAGTGCGGCCGACCTGTCGCAACTGTATGACGACTAAACCCCTATTTAAACACTCCGCGCGCTGGCACGTCAGTTGGTTATTCGTGTTGGTCGCTTTGGTGTGCGTGGCATTTGCCGATTTGAGTGTGACTACGCTGAACCCTTGGGGCGAGCTTGGGCGCTTTTTTGCGGGTTTATTCCCGCCATCATTTGAGGGTGTGGAAGCGCTGGGTAAAGCCTTACTGCAAACCATCGCCTTTGCCGTCTTAGGTGTTGGGCTGGGGAGCGTGGTTGGCTTTTTAGTCTCACTGATTTTTCATTGGCGTTGGGTTCGGGTGTTGTGCGCCTTGCTGCGTGCAGTGCATGAGCTGTTCTGGGCGCTGATTTTCCTGCAAATATTTGGTCTGCATCCACTAACCGGTTTGCTAGCGATCGGCATTCCGTATATGGCGACCTTCGCCAAGGTGTATGCGGAGATTTTGGAAGAGGGCGACCGCAGTGCTTTCGATGCGCTGAGCCGTCAAACGGGTTGGGTATCAGCCTTTTTCTATGCACGCCTGCCGGACCTGTGGGCGCATTTTAAAACCTATACCTCCTACCGATTAGAATGTGGCTTGCGCTCTAGTGCCGTACTTGGCTTTGTCGGCTTGCCAACCTTAGGCTATGCGCTGAGCACCGCCTTTATGGAAGGGCAATATGCGCAAGTTTGGGCCTTGTTACTGCTGTTCTATGCACTGATTGCCAGTATCCGTTATTGGGTGCGGCTTGCGTTGCTGCCGATTTATGTGTTGATCGCGCCGTTTGTGATTAGCAATGATCACCACATTTCCATGGCTAATGTAACGCGCTTTTTTACTCAAGATATTATCCCGTCGCCCATTTTAAAAGGCGACTCGTTGGGCGATTTATGGAACTGGTTTGCCGACCTGTTTATGACGCAAGCCTTACCCGGCCTGATCAATACCATCGTACTTAGCCAGATTGCACTGGTGGCAACCGGCTTACTGACATTGCTGTTTTTCCCAATGATCTCCGAGCAATTTTTTAACCGCTTCGGGCGCGGAATTGGTCATCTGTTTTTAGTGATGGTGCGCTCAACGCCGGAATACATTCTGGCCTTTATGCTGCTGCTATTGTGGGGCCCATCCATGCTGCCAGCGATTGTGGCATTGGCACTGCACAATGCTGGCATTATCGGGCATTTAGTTGGCCGCTACAGTAATCATTTGAGCGTGCGGCAGGATGTGTCGAGTGGCTTAAACCGCTATAGCTATGAAGTACTGCCGCGCGTGTATGGGCAGTTTCTGGCGTTTCTGTTTTATCGCTGGGAGATTATCTTCCGTGAAACCGCAATTCTTGGAATGCTGGGTGTGGCGACGTTGGGTTTCTATATTGATAGTGCGATTTCAGAGATTCGGCTAGATCGGGCGATGGTGCTGATTCTGATTACAGCCTTGCTGAATGTGGCGGTGGATTCGTTATCGCGGTATATACGGTCGCGGTTGCGGTTGAATAGTTCGGTGGATATTCGATAGCTTGAAAGGTTTAGTGAAAAATCCGCTGCCTCTAGAGGGATTGGTCATGAAGAAGCAACCCACTCCCGCCAATACTCCACCAAATAATGCGGCAAGTTAACCAGTTCATAGCTACTACTCTGAACCAACGACACTGCCTGCCGATCAGGCAATATATTAAAAAAAGCACACTGCAACAGGTCTGACTTCCGTGGTTTTACCGACTTGTCTGGCTCCCCGAATAGTGAGCAGCTTTCGTGAGCCTCGTTGGAACCAATTTTCCATATATTTTATATGCTTGCGACTCTTACGATGTAAAAGTTATAGGGTGTTTTGTGGCGTTTTTTGTAAAATCTATAGGGTGTTTGTGCTGAGTGGTGCTAATAAAGCCCCAAATGAGCCTGCTGTAGATACGGATAACGATGCGTCGACGTCTGACGCAATTTTGAGGCAGGGTATTAATCGTCTGAAGTGTGCCCCATGTGAGTCATCCGGAAAACCAAGCATTTTCCAATATTTATGTGTAAACTCAAATCCTAAATTTTAGGTTTACAGGCATTCCAGATGGCAAGAATAAGAACCCCAAAGCCCTTCGAAGTATTATTAGCAGACTCCGATCTGGCACAGATCACGCCGCTTTTAGGCAAATACGGCGCGACCAATCAAGATGGTCGATACCTGCATTGGGATAAATTCATCTGGCGGGTTGATAAAGGTGTCGATCCGACAACGGCTTGGCTGGCGACCAAAATTGCCAGAAAGGCGATCACCAAATTCATCCCTGAGCTGACCGCTTATAAAGACGCCGAAACCTTCAGTTATTGCATTCCGGATTCCCTGTACGCACAGCTTCACCATATCGATAAAATTACTGGTGGCGGTCATGCCATTGGCGATGCGCCGTTTATTACCTCCGGTGAGAAAGGTCGTTACCTCGTTAAAAGCCTGATGATGGAAGAGGCGATTACTTCATCCCAGCTCGAAGGCGCATCCACCACGCGCAAAGTGGCTAAGGAAATGCTGGAGACCAACCGGCCACCGTCTGATAAGTCGGAGCAGATGATTTACAACAACTATCTGCTGCTGAAAAAAGCCGGTGAGCGGCGCGATGAAGAGTTGTCGATTGAGTTGATTTTAGAGCTGCATGCCATCGCCACTTACAACGCGATTGAGAATGAAGCGGTGCCCGGCGAGTTTCGGGTAGATGACGATATCACGGTTAAAAACCTATACAACGAAGTGGCGCATGAACCGCCCTCGCACGAAACGACTCAGGATCGGCTGGAGTCATTGTGCCGCTTTGCGAATGAAGATAATGACGGCCTGCACAGCAACCAGTTTATGCACCCATTGGTAAAGGCGATTGTGCTGCACTTTATGATTGGCTTTATTCACCCCTTTGGCGATGGTAACGGGCGGACGGCCAGAGCTTTGTTTTACTGGTTTATGCTGCGCTCGGGCTATTGGCTGTTTGAATACGTGTCGATTAGTAAGCTGATTCAGGAAAAGCGCAGCGATTACGATACGGCGTATATTTACAGCGAAACCGATGAGTTTGATCTGACGTATTTTATCTACAATCAGGTGGGCGTTGTCACTAAAGCGGTGGATGCCTTGCATGCGCATATCGACCGTAAAAAGCGTGAGTTTTATGAGTTTATGGAGTGGATTGAAAACAGTCCGGTCTCCAAGGTGTTAAAGCAGGGGCAGCTGGAAGTGCTGAAGGATGCGGTGAAGCATCCCGGTAAGATTTTCACCCCAAAGCAGTTGAGTATCGACTTTGATATTAATGAAAATACCGCGCGCTCTTACCTCAATAAATTGGTGGATGAAGACTTGTTGATGGCGACCAAAAGCAAAAAAGGCAAGGGCATACTGTATGTCGCCCCTGCCGATTTGCGTACGCGCTTAAAGCTTTAAAGCGAACTTAACTCAGCGCATTTGTTTGGCGATTAAGGCGCTGAGTTTATACAGCACTTCGCTCTGTGCTTGCACATAGGCATTGTAATCTTTGCCTTTCACCGGCTGTGTGAGCGTGGTGTTTTCGATGCGAATTTCTTCACGGCCTTTCATTAAGCGCCAGCGAGCTTTCAGCGTGACTATGCCGCCAAGTTCGCCATCTAGTTGGTCAATATCGATGCGCACATGGTAGTTTGGCTTAAAGGCAAATTTCCAAGGGTAGGGCTCGATATTTTCGGTGCCCAGCAAGCCAGAGAAATTATCAGTTAGCGTGCGGCTGAGGTCTTCTTGCAGCAAACCACCCCATTGATGCTGCTCCGCCATGGCAATTTCAGTGTCCGATTTGCGGGTAATAATCTGTGGTCTGCGCAGCAAGCGAGACATGCCAATCGGGCCGACGCCTACGCGTAAATTCGGATTAGCCACCGTACGATTAGTCACTGCACCCAAAGCTACCGGCGTTAGCGAATAAAAGCGTGTGCCGCCCAAACCGCCACCATCAGTTGTGCTACAAGCGCTCAACAATAAGCTCAGTGCCAAGGTCGAACCAATCACGCTCGTACGCTTTAGATTATTGAAATATCCCATGATTACTTCCCTAAAATCAGTGAGTTTGGTTTGCGCTGCAAGGTATCGGCCAGTACTGAGAACGAGTTAGCGGCTTCGCTTAAGTCATTAATCAGCTGCTGGAAGCGGTACTGCATTGCGGAGTCTTCACTCAAAGTTGCGTTAATGCCGCGCTCTACTGTGTTGGTGGCTTTGTTGATACTGCCCAAGGTGTGGCTGGTATCTTTTTGTAAGGCGACGGCCGATTTGCCAATATTCTGCATCATCACGCGGGCATCAATCAGTGCTGTGCTCACGTCTTTTTGTAAGGTGGCCGCATTGCCCGTGAGTGAGGTTGCCGCTTTGCCCGCGCTTTGCATCATGACTCGCGCATCAATCATCGCGCGGCTGGCATCTTTTTCCAATATGCCAGTGGATTTGGTGAGCTGGTTAGCCAGTCTGCGAATATCGACCAAGGCCACGCTAATGTCTTTTTGCAGCGTGCCAGCGGTGCCTGTTAATGCCGTTGCCGCTTTGCCAGCGCTCTGCATCATCACGCGGGCATCAATCATGGTTTTACTGGCATCACCCAGCGTAGTTTGCAGTGTTTTGGCGGTGTTGCTGGCTTCTTTTAGCAGCGTCATCACTTCACCAGAAACCCCACGGCGCGCCAGTTCAGCCGTAATGGTGTCGATGCTTTTGGTGGTTGAAGCCAAGTTACCGAGGATGTTTTTAACATCTTTGGATTCCATCAGTGCGGTAGCGCTACGAATCGCCGTATTCAGTTCTTTGGTGATTTCTGTTGGATCAAATTCGGTGATTGAGCCCGCCGCTTTGGTGGTTGGGAAAATCACTGGGAATCCGCTATCCAATCTCGCGAGCGTGATATGGTCAGCTTCATCTGGCTTCATGATCAGTGCAATAAACTTGGCACCGGTGATCAGGCTTTCCTGACGGATTTGTGCGCGTAGGCCTTTTTCTACCAAACCTTGCAGAAGCTTTTCAGATTCGATGCGGCTGCCGGTCGGCGAGAGCTGGTCGGTATACAAAGAAACGTCGAGCTTAGTGCGAATGCTAAAGTCGTCAGGACTCTGGGATAGCGATATTTTCTCAACTTGCCCCAATTTTATGCCTTGGAATTTAATGGGTGCGCCAATTCTCAATCCTTGCAGTGTGTCGCCAAAGTACAGGCTATAGAGCAGCTTGTTGTCATTAATGGTGTCTTCGCGAGCCAGCTTGAAGTTGTCATATAGCTTGAAAGCGGTTTTGCCATTCACCGGATATCCTGCACGATGAAAGTCCGTGCTGAATGAGATCCCGCCGATAAGTAATGAAGTCAGTGATTCTAATCGAGCTGTTACGCCCACGGTCGAGATATCCAGCTCAAAGCCACTGGAGTTCCAAAAGCGCGAGTTGGTGCGAATTTTTTCGTGATACGGTGCGAAGATAAATACGTTTACGTCAATTTTTTCGCTATCAGGATTGAGCTTGTAGCCCGTGACTTCTCCAACTTTGATCTGTCGATAATGCACCGGAGAGCCGATATCCAACGAGCCTAAGCGCTCGGTCGTGAGCACAAACGACTGCCCATCTTCATTAATGCTGATGTTCGGTGCTTCGGAGAGGCCATCATAGTAATAGAGCGCTTTACCCGGTGGGCCAGGCTCCATGCCGATGTTAACGCCAGAGAGTAAGGTTTGTAGTCCGCTAATGCCGCGCAATGTAACCCGAGGTTTTACAATCCAGAACTGGGTGTCCGGCCCGAGGTTTGCTTCCATGTCATTATAGATTTCGACCGTGGCGCGCACTTCTTTAAGGTCGGGCGATAAGCCCACTTTACGCACAATGCCGACTTCCACATCTTTATAGCGGATGATGGTTTTACGTGGCTCGATACCGGCGGCTTTATCAAAGCTAATGACCACCATGGTGCCGCGTTCGGTATAATATTTATACGCTAGCCAGCCACCAATTAATGCAGCAATTAAGGGAATCAACCAGATTAGCGAGAAGCGAGGTTTAGCCATTACCTGCGCGGTTGGTACAGAATTATTACTCATTTTCTTGCCCCTCAAAGGCATCCCAGATCAAACGGGGATCAAAGCTGTGGGCGGCAAACATGGTTAGAATGACAACGGCGGCAAACGACAATGCACCCAAGCCCGGGGTGACAGTGGCGGCATTACCAAATTGGACTAATGCCACTAAAATACCGATTACAAAAATATCGATCATACTCCAGCGCCCGATAAACTCCGTAATCCGATATAACTGAGTACGTTGGCGAGCCCGCCAACGGATTCGAAGTTGAACACTAATTAACAAACCAAGCAGGGTGAGCAGCTTGGCAATGGGAATAAAAATACTGGCCACAAAGATCAGTAGCGCTAAGGGCCACATACCACCATTCATTAAGCTGATCACGCCCGACATAATATTTTCAGGTGTGCCATCGCCCCAGTAAACCACCGTCATAATCGGCAGCAGGTTCGCGGGGATGTACAGAATAATGGCGGCAATCACCATTGCCCACGTGCGGTTTAGGCTGTCCGGAATACGCGAATGAATTACTGAGCCGCAAACCACACAATGCAGCTCCTGATCATCACTCAGAGTCTCTGGTGGTTTATTTAAACTGTGGCAAAAATGACACGATACCAAACCGGCCTGCCGTGCGGTGGTCATAGGCGCGCCCGAAATTCATCCCAGACATCGTCCGGATTTAGCGTCAGGCTGAGCGTGGTCAGTGTGATAATTAGCAAAATAAAGGCGTACAGCGAGATTCCTGTCACTACTTCAGCGACATCCACCAGTTTGACGGCAGCGACAATTAAGGCCAGCAGAAACACTTCCAGCATCCCCCAAGCATCGGTACTGCGCAAAAAGCGAAATAGCGGTGCGATATTGGGCGTGATGCGTTTAATGCGAATCATGGTGAGTACATAAATCGTCCCGGACAGACTCATCAACGGAAACAAAATAGTAGTGAATAACATCAGCAGTGCCAGAAACGGCATCTCGGCATTCAGCAGCGCCAAAGTCGCGGAAAATAGGGTACCGTGCTGTGAAATCCCCAATGCTTTCAATGAGATCAGCGGGAACATGTTGGCGATGACAAACAGAATCAAACCGGTAATAGCGAAGGCTAAACTGCGGTCTAGCGAGTTGCTATGGCAACGCTTAAGCAAAGCGCCGCAGCGTATGCAGCGGGCCACTTCACCGTGTTTAAGTGTGGGGATGTCTTGCAGCAGGTCGCACTCATGGCAAGCCCGCGCCGTCTGGTAGTCCAGTTCCCCTAATATCTCTCGCGTCATGTTTGTCTGTTGATCATAAGTGTGTGTTTTTTGCAACAGTCTAGCACAACGCGAATCTAAAGCGAGATTACCTGCTAAATGGTGTTTTTATACACTATCCGCGATGGTGGCTGATGCCGAGTTTCTCAAAGCGGGCATCCAAGGCATAGCTTGCGCCTAATAATGCGGGCTGTTTTGCCTGAATAATATAAATAGGAATGGCGCTCAGGTAGTCAGTAAAGCGGCCCTTGTGATTAAAGGAATCACGGAAGCCGGACTTCACAAAATACTCGCCAAGCTTTGGCACAATGCCGCCGCCGATATACACACCGCCAGTACTGCCTAAAGTGATTGCCAGATTACCTGCGACTACGCCCATCCAATGACAGAACAGCTGCATTAATTCCATACACTGCGAGCAGCTTTCATTGATGGCGCGCTCGGTAATCTCTGCGGGTGTGAGGCCAAGGTCTGGCGTGCCATCCAGCAAGCAGATAATTTGATAAGCTTCTTCAATACCCGTACCCGATAACAGACGTTCGGCAGACATGTGGCCATAGCGATTGTTAAATTCATCAAAGATCGCCAGCTCGCGAGCAGTAGTTGCGCCAACGGTCACGTGCCCGCCTTCGCCTTGAAGGGGATACAAACCTGCTGCAGAGCGAATCAAACCAGAAACGCCTAAGCCTGTGCCAGCACCCAGCAGTGCAATTGCGCCATCAGGGTTCGCTTTGCCGCCGCCAAGTTGCTGTAAGTCATCGGCTTGTAACAAAGGAATGGATAAGGCTAGACCGGTAAAGTCATTCACTACTTTTAAATGGTGTAGCTGAAAGTGCTCAGCGACTTCTTCGATGCTAAAGCCCCAGTCACGATTAGTCAGCTGGACACGGTCGCCGGTTACGGGTGTGGCCACCGCAATCGAGAGCTGAGTAAATTGGGCAGCAGGCACCAGCGATAAATAGTGCTCGATACAATCAATCAAGCCAGAAAAATCGCCAACTGACAATGTATGAATGTGTTCGGGAATTGCGCCGGTACTTGCTATCGACGCCAAACGGATATTAGTACCACCAAGGTCTGCCACGATGGCAGTTGTATTCTTTTTCATGTCCAGTCCTGATTTGCCACAACGGGTTCTGTATTGAGCTGATTCTACGGGAAAACGGGCGTAATGGGTAATCCGCTATCGGCGGCTTCTTAGTTTCATTTGTTGCAAGGCGAGGCCGCTTAAAATCAATCCCAGTCCCCATAGTGTAGAACTTAAAATGGGTTCTTGCAGCATTACGCTAATAATCACCAAGGACAGCAGGGGAGAGATGAAAATCAGGTTAGCGATACTGGCCGTACTGTTAGTGAGGCGCATGGCCGTGAGCCAGAAGATGAAGCTTAATCCCATTTCAAACACACCGACATAAACGGCTCCGGCGACACCCTGCCAAGGCACCGCAGTAAGTTGTCCGGTCATCGCGCAGTAAAGCAGAGTGAGTGGCAGTGCAAAGCTGAAGTTTAAAAACAAATTCGAGATCGCATCGCCAGTCTGGCGGGTATTTAAAATCCAGTACAGCGCCCAGATTACTGTGCTAACCAGAGCAAGAATAACGCCTT harbors:
- the glk gene encoding glucokinase, yielding MKKNTTAIVADLGGTNIRLASIASTGAIPEHIHTLSVGDFSGLIDCIEHYLSLVPAAQFTQLSIAVATPVTGDRVQLTNRDWGFSIEEVAEHFQLHHLKVVNDFTGLALSIPLLQADDLQQLGGGKANPDGAIALLGAGTGLGVSGLIRSAAGLYPLQGEGGHVTVGATTARELAIFDEFNNRYGHMSAERLLSGTGIEEAYQIICLLDGTPDLGLTPAEITERAINESCSQCMELMQLFCHWMGVVAGNLAITLGSTGGVYIGGGIVPKLGEYFVKSGFRDSFNHKGRFTDYLSAIPIYIIQAKQPALLGASYALDARFEKLGISHHRG
- a CDS encoding intermembrane transport protein PqiB yields the protein MSNNSVPTAQVMAKPRFSLIWLIPLIAALIGGWLAYKYYTERGTMVVISFDKAAGIEPRKTIIRYKDVEVGIVRKVGLSPDLKEVRATVEIYNDMEANLGPDTQFWIVKPRVTLRGISGLQTLLSGVNIGMEPGPPGKALYYYDGLSEAPNISINEDGQSFVLTTERLGSLDIGSPVHYRQIKVGEVTGYKLNPDSEKIDVNVFIFAPYHEKIRTNSRFWNSSGFELDISTVGVTARLESLTSLLIGGISFSTDFHRAGYPVNGKTAFKLYDNFKLAREDTINDNKLLYSLYFGDTLQGLRIGAPIKFQGIKLGQVEKISLSQSPDDFSIRTKLDVSLYTDQLSPTGSRIESEKLLQGLVEKGLRAQIRQESLITGAKFIALIMKPDEADHITLARLDSGFPVIFPTTKAAGSITEFDPTEITKELNTAIRSATALMESKDVKNILGNLASTTKSIDTITAELARRGVSGEVMTLLKEASNTAKTLQTTLGDASKTMIDARVMMQSAGKAATALTGTAGTLQKDISVALVDIRRLANQLTKSTGILEKDASRAMIDARVMMQSAGKAATSLTGNAATLQKDVSTALIDARVMMQNIGKSAVALQKDTSHTLGSINKATNTVERGINATLSEDSAMQYRFQQLINDLSEAANSFSVLADTLQRKPNSLILGK
- a CDS encoding PqiC family protein, giving the protein MGYFNNLKRTSVIGSTLALSLLLSACSTTDGGGLGGTRFYSLTPVALGAVTNRTVANPNLRVGVGPIGMSRLLRRPQIITRKSDTEIAMAEQHQWGGLLQEDLSRTLTDNFSGLLGTENIEPYPWKFAFKPNYHVRIDIDQLDGELGGIVTLKARWRLMKGREEIRIENTTLTQPVKGKDYNAYVQAQSEVLYKLSALIAKQMR
- a CDS encoding paraquat-inducible protein A, whose protein sequence is MTREILGELDYQTARACHECDLLQDIPTLKHGEVARCIRCGALLKRCHSNSLDRSLAFAITGLILFVIANMFPLISLKALGISQHGTLFSATLALLNAEMPFLALLMLFTTILFPLMSLSGTIYVLTMIRIKRITPNIAPLFRFLRSTDAWGMLEVFLLALIVAAVKLVDVAEVVTGISLYAFILLIITLTTLSLTLNPDDVWDEFRARL
- a CDS encoding Fic family protein → MARIRTPKPFEVLLADSDLAQITPLLGKYGATNQDGRYLHWDKFIWRVDKGVDPTTAWLATKIARKAITKFIPELTAYKDAETFSYCIPDSLYAQLHHIDKITGGGHAIGDAPFITSGEKGRYLVKSLMMEEAITSSQLEGASTTRKVAKEMLETNRPPSDKSEQMIYNNYLLLKKAGERRDEELSIELILELHAIATYNAIENEAVPGEFRVDDDITVKNLYNEVAHEPPSHETTQDRLESLCRFANEDNDGLHSNQFMHPLVKAIVLHFMIGFIHPFGDGNGRTARALFYWFMLRSGYWLFEYVSISKLIQEKRSDYDTAYIYSETDEFDLTYFIYNQVGVVTKAVDALHAHIDRKKREFYEFMEWIENSPVSKVLKQGQLEVLKDAVKHPGKIFTPKQLSIDFDINENTARSYLNKLVDEDLLMATKSKKGKGILYVAPADLRTRLKL
- a CDS encoding paraquat-inducible protein A, producing the protein MTTARQAGLVSCHFCHSLNKPPETLSDDQELHCVVCGSVIHSRIPDSLNRTWAMVIAAIILYIPANLLPIMTVVYWGDGTPENIMSGVISLMNGGMWPLALLIFVASIFIPIAKLLTLLGLLISVQLRIRWRARQRTQLYRITEFIGRWSMIDIFVIGILVALVQFGNAATVTPGLGALSFAAVVILTMFAAHSFDPRLIWDAFEGQENE
- a CDS encoding PhnE/PtxC family ABC transporter permease, with amino-acid sequence MTTKPLFKHSARWHVSWLFVLVALVCVAFADLSVTTLNPWGELGRFFAGLFPPSFEGVEALGKALLQTIAFAVLGVGLGSVVGFLVSLIFHWRWVRVLCALLRAVHELFWALIFLQIFGLHPLTGLLAIGIPYMATFAKVYAEILEEGDRSAFDALSRQTGWVSAFFYARLPDLWAHFKTYTSYRLECGLRSSAVLGFVGLPTLGYALSTAFMEGQYAQVWALLLLFYALIASIRYWVRLALLPIYVLIAPFVISNDHHISMANVTRFFTQDIIPSPILKGDSLGDLWNWFADLFMTQALPGLINTIVLSQIALVATGLLTLLFFPMISEQFFNRFGRGIGHLFLVMVRSTPEYILAFMLLLLWGPSMLPAIVALALHNAGIIGHLVGRYSNHLSVRQDVSSGLNRYSYEVLPRVYGQFLAFLFYRWEIIFRETAILGMLGVATLGFYIDSAISEIRLDRAMVLILITALLNVAVDSLSRYIRSRLRLNSSVDIR